The region TGGAGCCGAGTCGGCAATTCCAAACTATTGAAGGTCTCCGCAATGACAACGTGCTTAAGGAGTGGCACTCCTCGACAAACTTTCACTTGCAGGCTATCGTCAAATTGATCCACGAATCGCTCTATGAGTCATTTGGTAGTAATCGCATCGATTATGAAGGCGCCACCAGAGCCTACGAGGCGCTGTTTTCGCAGTTAGGAATCGGCAGAACTCAACGTCTGGTCTATGCCACCACCAACTACGACTCAATTGGCGAATACGTACTGGATCAACTTGGCTGGCTCCCGGATTGGGGAACGCCACACAACAGTCAAACTAACGGTGGAGAGCAACCCCTAAGGGTTGAAGGCCTGCTCGACGGGATACCTAGGTATGCGCCTGTCTTGCACCTTCATGGTAGCATCGGGTGGTTCCAGCGCGAGGACGAAGCAATCTCCAACAGCAGTACCAGCTACAACGAAAACTTTGGCATCCCGATGATCATGCTCCCCGATCCTGACAAGGATTACGGCTCCTACCCACTCATCGCTTCCCTCTGGAGCGAGTTCCAAACCGCTCTTCGACGCGCAAAGCAGATTCTTGTTCTCGGGCATTCCCTTAATGACAAGGCGTTAGTCACGGCATTGCGAGACAACGTTGACCGTCAAGAACGTATCGCTATCACTGTGTATGATTCTGGATCCGACGGATCAACAAGTCCCCTACGCGAGGAGCTTGCCTCCGCGATAAGCATACCGCTTCACTTTGCAAGAGACATGGGATCGATCACAACCAAGCTCAACGAGTGGCAGGAGCGCCTTGATCAGGCTCTTCGGAAAGAACCGGCATGAGCGCCGCCTGCGAGTTGAGTAGCCGCTGTTGTCCGACAAGAGAAAGGGCTATCGCGTACAGGATGCGAGGGTCGCACTTCGGGACGGGCTACAAGACAAACTATGCAAGAAGTGGGGTTGCTGTCCTACAGACGACACTAGGTCCAGACTGGCAACGCCGGAAGTTCACGTGCCTCAGAATCGTATCGTATGGCGAATCTACCAAGGAGAGCTTTGGTATGACTTTCTGGGCATCTAACGAGGTTTCCAACCCATGACTGAGCCCCAAGAACTGGTCTCACGACGCATTCGAAGAGAATTTCAAGAGCACTTGGTGAGCTGGACGCTCAGAGATATCCGTGGCTTCTTTGATGACGAGGGCTTCACTCCTGGTCCCGAAGTACCGGGAGTAAAAGGTGAGCGTCGCGGACTGGTCGCCAGCTATTATACCGAAATTGACTGGCGTAGCCCTAGCCAGGTCCGACGATTCCTCAACGTTATACAAACCGTTCTGATGAACACCCACTCCGATTTCCGAGAGAAACTGACGAACACCCTGCGACTGGATGGCTACTCGGTTGAAGACGACTTTCGAATACATGGAGGACCACTTGACAAGACGAAGGCAGCAGAACTTCCAGTAGCTGCCTTATCGGACCCGTCGGCAATCTGGGAACATATGCAACGCATCAACGACGCGATGGATCGCGACCCTGCCGCAGCCATTAGCGGCGCCAAAGCGCTCATCGAGTCCACCACCAAACTGGTACTAGACGAGTTGGGGCGGGAATATGATCCGAAAGCCGATATCCCTGAGTTAGTGAAGCTCGCTCAGACGGCGTTACGGCTTCATCCCTCTCAAGTTGCTCCAAGCGCCAAAGGGGCAGCTACCACCATACGCATCCTCTCCAACCTGAGTCAGCTCGCAATCGGAGTTGCGGAACTACGTAACGAGTACGGCGCTGACCATGGACGTTCAGCACCTATTGTCGGCCTGGGCCACCGCCAAGTCCACTTAGCAGTCGGCGCGGCTAGGGTCTACTGCCAGCTACTCTTGGAAACCCTTGGGGATCCTAAGGCTCCGTGGAGGGTCAAGCCCGAGAGTTGACTACCCTAAACTCTCCGTGCCAGCTCCCTTGACGATTCACTTTCGAGGAGCAGTCGACACTGGTGAGTGAAAACGAGGCTTGCTGGCTCGTCCTGCTTGAGAATGCTCGCGGCGGTAGTTGTTAAGTAAGTGTAAATGGCTACGAGGTAGAGTAGCCACTCTGCTCGGTCCCTCGAGAGACACCAAACTAACTCACTTCGGTCACCGCGACTGTCAAACATGAAGTCGACACCATACATGTGGACGGTAGCAGAGGTTGTGCTCCACGCCGCCCGGATCCACTCCATATGCGGCTGCTTTGCAAGCTTATTAATGGTGCCTTGTGCATGGTTGCACATTTCGCTCATTTCGGACACCGAATCCGGAGTTTTCGGACAGTCTCGGACGGGGAGCATTCGGGTAGTCATCGGGTGCCACGCTTAACCCCTACCTCACCTCCTTTCTGGTGATGCGTTCTTGGTCGGTGACCCATCGTTCTTGGACGGCCCCTTGAGCGTGGTCCATTTAGCTCGTGAAATACCACTTTCTTTCTACTTCAACGGTTTAAGCAAGACTCTTTCGGAATTCACGGACCTGACTGGCTAATTTCTCGACGCGATCTCTGTCGACTTTGTTTTCGAAGACACCACCCGCTTTGAGGTAGGTTCCGACGATCGCTCCATCAGCGATGCTCAATTGTTCGGCGACGTTATCGGCTCCGACCCCAGTGTTGACAAAGACCGGGACGTCGCCCGCTGCTGACTTAACGAGCGCGAGCGACTGGGTGTCGGTCGGTGCTCCTGCGGTGAGGCCCGAGACGCAGATAGCATCGGGGAGCGTGGCAAAGACGGTCGTCTCTGTGATCGAACGAAGGTCGCGGTCACCCAAGTACTTGGCAGACTCAGGAACGATATTGAAGAGAAGCTTGACATTGGACCCACCGACTCGCGCTCTATGGCGCGCCACTTCGCCGATGTTGGTATCCCACAATCCGAAATCACTTGCATAGACCCCAGTGAAGATTTCACGGACATACTGTGCGCCCGTGGCAACGGCGAGATCAATAGAGGCGCGTCCGTCCCACAATACATTCACACCATAGGGGATGTGGATCGAACTGAGAAGTTCACCCAAGATTCGCGCCATGGTTATGGCTGTAATGGGTTCTGTTTTGGTGAGATATGGAAGACTAAACTCGTTTGAAACCAGAATGCCGTCAACACCGCCCTCTTGAAGATCGTCGAGTTCCTCGCGCGCGCGTTTAATCACCGCCGAAAGCCCGGCCTTGGTATCAAACCCCGGATCGCCAGGAAGCGCACTTAAGTGGAGCATTGCGATTACAGGTTTCTGGACGTGAAAGACCTCATCAAGCCACATGTTCATAGCAATCCTTCCTAAGGTTTGGGAATCCTGACATAGGTTGTGCAGTACCTATGTTATCTAGCAACACTGATTAGCCCTGCACATGATGTAAATTAACAAAAGGGTAACAAACGCTGTGAACTTGTGACATGTGTGTGCTAGAGTTGATGTCATGACAACGGAGACCCGCCGGGCACTCATCGAAGAAAGCGTCATGACCAGAGGCGAAATCGACTTCATGTCGCTTGCATCTGAGTTCAACGTCTCGGAAATGACGATTCGTCGGGATATTATGAGGCTCGAAGAGAAGGGCGTGGTTCGTCGTGTGGTCGGAGGGGCAATAGCCCTTGTCGGTAAGGCAACAGAGCCGCCGTTTGAGGCTAGAGCTACTGTGGCTGCCGAAGGTAAAGCTCATATCGCCGAAGTGGCGGTAGCACTGCTGCAGCCACACGAAACAGTCATCCTTGACAGCGGTAGTACCGTTCTTGCAGTTGCTAAGGCGATTAAGGGAAAATCTCTAGCTCTAACCGTGGTGACGCCAAGCATCCTGGTGGCGATAGAGCTTGTTAATGAACCGGAGACCGTCGTGTTACTCACGGGTGGGGAGGTCCGCAGTGGAGAACTTAGCATGATAGGCGTCGAAACCGAAGAAGCTTTCGCTAGGTATAACTGTGACGTCTACATCATGGGAGTGGCGGGAGTTGACGCGGACCATGGCGTCTCGGACTATCACAGGGAAGAGGGTAGCGTGAAGCGCGCTGCAGTCAAGGCCGCCGATCGCGTCATTGTCGTAGCTGACGAATCGAAGCTCGGACGCGTTCAGCTGATGAATGTGGCACCATTTAGCACAATCGAAGCGTTAGTGACTGATGGTCACCCGGAGCATCCGGTGCTTCAAGCCGCGAGAGATGCTGGGGTCGACGTGGTTTGCGTAACAAAGGCTCGAGATTCACACGGTGAACTTGATGGGTAAATTCACCATTGGCATCGACATCGGTACCACTGGGACAAAGATAGTTCTATTCGATGTCGACCTCGGTATAGTTGGTCAGGCGAATCGAGAGGCGAGTCAATTTTCGCCCCAGCCAGGCTACTCAGAGGCCGATCCGAGTCAGTGGCTGGTGAATGCCGTGGATTCGATAAGAGAGGTAGTGGCGAGCGCTCACGCGCGTCCAGAGGATGTTATTGCTATCGCAACCTCCGGGATGGTGCCTGCCGTGATCCCTGTCGACAATAATGGGGCTCCCCTGCGACGCGCCATTCTACAAAACGATGCACGTGCAGTCGAAGAGGTCGGCCACCTTACTTCCTTGCTTTCGGCGGTTGACTTGGTTTCCCTTACCGGTTCCGCGCTCACTCAGCAATCCGTCGCGCCGACAGCTGCTTGGCTGATGTCACATGAACCCGACATTTGGACCCAAACATCTCATCTTGTCGGTTCATACGACTGGGTACTGATGGCGCTAGGTGCAGAGCCACATGTCGAGCGTAACTGGGCATTGGAATCGGGTCTATTCACATTGGAGTCGGAGCAGCTCACCGAAGTGCTACAAGCGACGGGCTTGGATTCTAGCCTTCTGCCGCCGGTGTACTCGCCAGGGCAACGAGTAGGAACTTTGAGCGCTGCCGCAGCTGAGCGCACTGGCCTGGCAACAGGCACGCCGCTCATTGTCGGGGGGGCGGACCACGTGCTATCTGCCTTTGCCGCAGGAGTGGAGAGCGAGGGTGACTGTTTAGTCAAGCTTGGTGGGGCTGGCGACATACTTGTAGCTAGCGATCGGCCAATCGTGGATTCCCGAATTTATCTTGACGCCCATCCGATCCCGGGTAGGTGGTTACCCAACGGTTGCATGGCTACCAGTGGGAGCTTGGTTCGATGGTATCAATCAGTCATTGGAGGGGAGAAGCTCGACATCCTCGACCAAGAAGCTGCAGGCCGATCAGCTGCTGAAGTTCTGTGCCTGCCGTATTTTCTAGGGGAAAAAAGTCCCATCCACGATGCGGACCTGCGAGGTGCTTTCGTTGGCCTCCATCTCGGGCATACCCGGGCGGATCTTTATAGATCCGTGTTGGAAGGGATCGCATTCGGCTTTCGGCATCACGCAGAAGTCTTCCGTGAGATTGGCATTCACCTAGACCGGGTGATCATCACAAATGGTGGCAGTAAATCAACCCTTTGGAAACAGATCCACGCTGAAGTGCTGGGGACCGAGTTGATTCCGATCATGAACCATCCGGGTGCATCACTCGGTGCTGCACTTGTTGCGGCTGTTGGAGTTGGTGCTATTAGCGATTGGGCTGAAGCAAAGAAATTCCTCTCCTTTGGTCCACCAGTGATCCCCGAACCCTCAAGAGTCAAGACCTACGAAGCCGCATACAACGAATGGCGTGAACTTGACTTGGCCATCACGCCGATTTCGCACTCAATATCAAGGAGAACACGCACATGACCAAGACCGTAGTTATTACAGGGGCAGGTTCCGGTATCGGAAGACACATTGCCATCGTGCTCGCGCAGCGAGGATGGCAGATCGTGGTCGCTGACATCAACGAGGATGGCGCCCGCGCGACGGCGGCTGACCTTGATTCAAGAAACGGCCAGCTGCACGAGCATGCGATTCTGGACGTAAGTGACCCTCACAAAGCCCGACAAGTTGCAGACGATGTTGCAAGTCGCCTTGGTCTCGATGCGTGGGTGAGCAATGCGGGCGTCTCTTACATGCAAAGGTTTCTGGATACCCCGATTGAGTCCTATGACAAAACCTTGGAAGTCAACCTGAAAGGGGTCTTTGTCTGTGGTCAGGCCGCTGCTCGTGCTATGGTCCGAATCGGAGCTAAGGGTGCGATCGTTAACACCGCTTCCATGGCGGGAAAACAGGGCAGAGTACCGTACTTGGCTGACTATGTTGCCTCGAAGTTTGGTGTAGTCGGATTAACTCAAGCGATGGCCTTCGAGCTCGCCGAATACGGGATTACTGTAAATAGTGTATGTCCAGGATATGTAGTCACTCCTATGCAAGAGCGAGAAATGACATGGGAAGCTCAGTTGCGAGGAATTACTCCAGATAAAGTGCGCCAACTCTACATTAATGATACTCCGCTTCGCAAACTCGAACAACCCGATGACGTCGCTAATGTGGTCGCGTTTCTTCTTTCGGACGATGCCCGATTCATCACGGGAGAAGCAGTTGCAGTAAATGGGGGAGCTTACATGGATTGAAGAGAGTCGTTGCAATCCTTATGCTCTTGTTGAGTCCGTAAGCATAGCGCAATGACTCCCTCAACCGAAAGAAGGGTCTTGTTCACGCGAGAATACCACGATGTTATAGGTCGCACGGTTTACACAATCTGATTATAAAAAAGGGGGGTGCAGTCGTATTCGATGATTATCAGAAGATATTTATCCATATTATCAGTGTTAGTATGACCGTCGAAAACCGGGAGATAGGCCTTCGGTTCTATCAAACCCATAGCATTTGGAGGAACACGGCATGTCAATAAGTGAAACATCAGTCGAGTCAATTAGCCCAGGGTTGCGAAGCTCTGCTTCATTGCGGCGTGGGGCAATGAATCGAGTAGAGGCCTTTACCTCGAGCGTCGCGGCAATAGCACCTGCTATCAGCGTCTTAACTGTGTTCGGCGCAATTTTTGCGGCCGCTGGTTTGGCGTCGCCGCTTGTTCTGTTGTTAGCGGTAGTCGCTTTCGCATTTCATATAAATACTGTAGCGGAATATAATCGGGTAGCACCCAGCCCAGGGTTCTACGTATCGTACATTGCAAGAGCCTTAGGCGTAACTACTGGCACCCTTACCGCTGTGGTTTATGGCGTAGGTGAGCTGATCTTGCTTGGTGCGGCAATATTTGGACCGGCTTTGTGGGATCAGGAAGTGATTCGTCTCCTGACAGGCTACACACCTGGCTGGTGGTTGCTACTCTTGATCCAAGGTGCCATTGGAGCTATAGTCGTAGCATTTGGTGTCGTATTTTCCGTCCGTGTTATAGCAACTTTGTTCGCTCTTGAGTTGTTAACAGTGGTCGGCGGAATAATTGCTATTCTGGTGACCCATTCCGCTTATATAGCAGTTAGTGCGCGAGCGTTTAATCCCGCTAACATTCACGATGGAGCCACTGGATTTGGTGTTGCCTTTGTGTTGTGTATCTTGATGTTTAGCGGATGCAGTGCATCGGCTCCAATGTCTGATGAGATGGAAAATCCGAGACACAATATTCCTATTGCAGTTTACTCTGCGCTTGCCATTGCAGGACTTATCTTTGTTGCTGCGGCCTGGGCGCAGGTTGTCGGTTTTGAGGGCAATGTGGGTCCGATGCTTAAGACAAATTTTCCGTTTATCACAGCAGCGGGTAATTCTGCTCACTGGTTGAC is a window of Ferrimicrobium acidiphilum DSM 19497 DNA encoding:
- a CDS encoding SIR2 family protein codes for the protein MADPDRPDRDIDLVFITGAGASCEFGIGGNKLPLMSEWSDALVDKLFKKEASYLEATGLTKQLSGPRFEQTLGHFLRVVQAFPTIESILEPSRQFQTIEGLRNDNVLKEWHSSTNFHLQAIVKLIHESLYESFGSNRIDYEGATRAYEALFSQLGIGRTQRLVYATTNYDSIGEYVLDQLGWLPDWGTPHNSQTNGGEQPLRVEGLLDGIPRYAPVLHLHGSIGWFQREDEAISNSSTSYNENFGIPMIMLPDPDKDYGSYPLIASLWSEFQTALRRAKQILVLGHSLNDKALVTALRDNVDRQERIAITVYDSGSDGSTSPLREELASAISIPLHFARDMGSITTKLNEWQERLDQALRKEPA
- a CDS encoding abortive infection family protein, which produces MTEPQELVSRRIRREFQEHLVSWTLRDIRGFFDDEGFTPGPEVPGVKGERRGLVASYYTEIDWRSPSQVRRFLNVIQTVLMNTHSDFREKLTNTLRLDGYSVEDDFRIHGGPLDKTKAAELPVAALSDPSAIWEHMQRINDAMDRDPAAAISGAKALIESTTKLVLDELGREYDPKADIPELVKLAQTALRLHPSQVAPSAKGAATTIRILSNLSQLAIGVAELRNEYGADHGRSAPIVGLGHRQVHLAVGAARVYCQLLLETLGDPKAPWRVKPES
- a CDS encoding BtpA/SgcQ family protein encodes the protein MNMWLDEVFHVQKPVIAMLHLSALPGDPGFDTKAGLSAVIKRAREELDDLQEGGVDGILVSNEFSLPYLTKTEPITAITMARILGELLSSIHIPYGVNVLWDGRASIDLAVATGAQYVREIFTGVYASDFGLWDTNIGEVARHRARVGGSNVKLLFNIVPESAKYLGDRDLRSITETTVFATLPDAICVSGLTAGAPTDTQSLALVKSAAGDVPVFVNTGVGADNVAEQLSIADGAIVGTYLKAGGVFENKVDRDRVEKLASQVREFRKSLA
- a CDS encoding DeoR/GlpR family DNA-binding transcription regulator, whose protein sequence is MTTETRRALIEESVMTRGEIDFMSLASEFNVSEMTIRRDIMRLEEKGVVRRVVGGAIALVGKATEPPFEARATVAAEGKAHIAEVAVALLQPHETVILDSGSTVLAVAKAIKGKSLALTVVTPSILVAIELVNEPETVVLLTGGEVRSGELSMIGVETEEAFARYNCDVYIMGVAGVDADHGVSDYHREEGSVKRAAVKAADRVIVVADESKLGRVQLMNVAPFSTIEALVTDGHPEHPVLQAARDAGVDVVCVTKARDSHGELDG
- a CDS encoding FGGY-family carbohydrate kinase, translating into MGKFTIGIDIGTTGTKIVLFDVDLGIVGQANREASQFSPQPGYSEADPSQWLVNAVDSIREVVASAHARPEDVIAIATSGMVPAVIPVDNNGAPLRRAILQNDARAVEEVGHLTSLLSAVDLVSLTGSALTQQSVAPTAAWLMSHEPDIWTQTSHLVGSYDWVLMALGAEPHVERNWALESGLFTLESEQLTEVLQATGLDSSLLPPVYSPGQRVGTLSAAAAERTGLATGTPLIVGGADHVLSAFAAGVESEGDCLVKLGGAGDILVASDRPIVDSRIYLDAHPIPGRWLPNGCMATSGSLVRWYQSVIGGEKLDILDQEAAGRSAAEVLCLPYFLGEKSPIHDADLRGAFVGLHLGHTRADLYRSVLEGIAFGFRHHAEVFREIGIHLDRVIITNGGSKSTLWKQIHAEVLGTELIPIMNHPGASLGAALVAAVGVGAISDWAEAKKFLSFGPPVIPEPSRVKTYEAAYNEWRELDLAITPISHSISRRTRT
- a CDS encoding SDR family NAD(P)-dependent oxidoreductase gives rise to the protein MTKTVVITGAGSGIGRHIAIVLAQRGWQIVVADINEDGARATAADLDSRNGQLHEHAILDVSDPHKARQVADDVASRLGLDAWVSNAGVSYMQRFLDTPIESYDKTLEVNLKGVFVCGQAAARAMVRIGAKGAIVNTASMAGKQGRVPYLADYVASKFGVVGLTQAMAFELAEYGITVNSVCPGYVVTPMQEREMTWEAQLRGITPDKVRQLYINDTPLRKLEQPDDVANVVAFLLSDDARFITGEAVAVNGGAYMD
- a CDS encoding APC family permease, encoding MSISETSVESISPGLRSSASLRRGAMNRVEAFTSSVAAIAPAISVLTVFGAIFAAAGLASPLVLLLAVVAFAFHINTVAEYNRVAPSPGFYVSYIARALGVTTGTLTAVVYGVGELILLGAAIFGPALWDQEVIRLLTGYTPGWWLLLLIQGAIGAIVVAFGVVFSVRVIATLFALELLTVVGGIIAILVTHSAYIAVSARAFNPANIHDGATGFGVAFVLCILMFSGCSASAPMSDEMENPRHNIPIAVYSALAIAGLIFVAAAWAQVVGFEGNVGPMLKTNFPFITAAGNSAHWLTYLIYFSGITSGLGVTVATLNAASRLYFNMSRERLLPAVMGAVARVRKTPWIAIGVATGLTLLTMVVYTLIAGGLSYNGGYTGYGQIATLGTDLVIVVYILANVGLPFFYRRQAPELFSWLRHVLAPLLAIVLLAYPFWETIKPNQAGAVGWWWLVVVVLIGLGVVAGLVAKRRKLPVGDYESSEVMPDNVHS